A genomic segment from Vicinamibacterales bacterium encodes:
- a CDS encoding carboxypeptidase regulatory-like domain-containing protein, translating into MPRRLLSCAFAAMTILVLPARDAAACFCGGLATPCASLWGRDRAPVLFEGTVQSIETRVLDEVMDVGGTSRVRQREMREVRFRDVRPLLGRRVTTVLTGTGGGDCGYARFVVGERFVVHGTDERVGLTTGTCSFTAPVAEAREILDYVAGLSAPSAGARIDGTVVLAKREHIGLPSISTTPLPGVTLQLEGPARGSAVSDAQGRYSFAPLPAGRYEVTIVTDRDDLVKAGPLRQSVELAHVHACATPYAEFFANGTVTGTVVDVDGRPVSAAQVSLRAADIEGQEYYEYDTTSTDADGRYRFQSLGEGRYAVGVNLERGMRTTSPWMPAMATDERGAPAVVTLAHAALVEVAPIVVRAPASAMVTGRLVRADGQPVANARVRATSAGERYRQFGDGVDATTGDDGRFSFALGAGAAYRIGTWLDTGSAEMDAVVVDGMHVTLVLTPRR; encoded by the coding sequence ATGCCGAGACGGCTCCTGTCGTGCGCGTTCGCGGCCATGACGATCCTCGTGCTCCCCGCCCGGGATGCGGCGGCGTGCTTCTGCGGCGGGCTCGCGACGCCGTGCGCGTCGCTCTGGGGCCGCGATCGGGCGCCCGTGCTGTTCGAGGGCACCGTCCAGTCGATCGAGACCCGTGTGCTCGACGAGGTGATGGACGTCGGGGGCACGTCGCGCGTGCGGCAACGCGAGATGCGGGAAGTGCGTTTCCGTGACGTGCGGCCCCTGCTCGGACGGCGCGTCACCACCGTGCTCACGGGCACCGGCGGCGGCGACTGCGGCTACGCGCGGTTCGTGGTGGGCGAGCGGTTCGTCGTCCACGGGACCGACGAGCGCGTGGGCCTGACCACGGGCACCTGCTCGTTCACGGCGCCGGTGGCGGAGGCGCGAGAGATCCTCGACTACGTGGCAGGGCTGTCCGCGCCGAGCGCCGGCGCCCGCATCGACGGCACCGTCGTCCTCGCGAAGCGCGAGCACATCGGCCTGCCGTCGATCTCGACCACGCCGCTCCCGGGCGTCACGCTGCAGCTCGAGGGCCCCGCGAGGGGCTCGGCCGTGTCCGACGCGCAGGGGCGCTACAGCTTCGCGCCGCTGCCGGCCGGGCGCTACGAGGTCACGATCGTCACGGACCGCGATGATCTCGTCAAAGCCGGTCCCCTGCGGCAGTCGGTCGAGCTCGCGCACGTGCACGCCTGCGCCACCCCGTACGCCGAGTTCTTCGCCAACGGCACGGTGACGGGCACGGTCGTGGACGTCGACGGACGTCCCGTGTCCGCCGCCCAGGTGTCGCTACGGGCCGCGGACATCGAGGGGCAGGAGTACTACGAGTACGACACGACCTCGACGGATGCCGACGGCCGCTACCGGTTCCAGTCCCTGGGCGAGGGGCGCTACGCCGTCGGCGTCAACCTGGAGCGGGGCATGCGCACCACGAGCCCGTGGATGCCGGCGATGGCCACCGACGAACGCGGCGCTCCCGCGGTGGTGACGCTGGCGCACGCCGCGCTCGTGGAGGTGGCGCCCATCGTCGTGCGCGCGCCGGCCTCCGCGATGGTCACGGGCCGCCTGGTACGGGCCGACGGCCAGCCGGTCGCGAACGCCCGCGTGCGGGCGACCAGCGCCGGCGAGCGCTACCGCCAGTTCGGCGATGGGGTGGACGCCACCACCGGCGACGACGGCCGCTTCAGCTTCGCCCTCGGCGCCGGGGCGGCGTATCGCATCGGCACCTGGCTCGACACCGGCAGCGCGGAGATGGATGCGGTGGTCGTGGACGGCATGCACGTGACGCTCGTGCTCACGCCGCGGCGTTGA
- a CDS encoding DUF4396 domain-containing protein — MSTPSPWLVAIAVASLVAAVCSTVVIAVDIAAGRRQRMWIMNLVWPLTALWSGPVGLYAYFRIGRAPTARERRESPDRRKAFWQQVGVGATHCGSGCTLGDLLAETFVTIVPVTILGSHVAGTWTVDLGVAFLLGIAFQYFTIAPMRDLSVRDGLLAALKADTASLLAWQLGMYGWMAIALFVWFPADALPKSGPTFWFMMQLAMVAGFLTSYPVNWWLLRAGLKEPM, encoded by the coding sequence GTGAGCACTCCCTCGCCCTGGCTCGTGGCAATCGCCGTCGCGTCGCTCGTCGCGGCCGTGTGCTCCACCGTGGTCATCGCGGTCGACATCGCCGCCGGACGGCGTCAGCGGATGTGGATCATGAACCTGGTGTGGCCGCTGACCGCGCTCTGGAGCGGCCCGGTCGGGCTCTACGCGTACTTCAGGATCGGCCGGGCGCCGACGGCCCGCGAGCGTCGGGAATCGCCGGACCGCCGCAAGGCGTTCTGGCAGCAGGTAGGCGTCGGTGCGACGCACTGCGGGAGCGGATGCACGCTGGGTGATCTGCTGGCCGAGACGTTCGTGACGATCGTGCCGGTGACGATCCTCGGGAGCCATGTGGCCGGCACCTGGACGGTCGACCTGGGCGTGGCCTTCCTGCTCGGCATCGCCTTCCAGTACTTCACCATCGCGCCCATGCGCGATCTCAGCGTGCGCGACGGGCTGCTGGCCGCCCTCAAAGCGGACACCGCGTCGCTCCTGGCCTGGCAGCTCGGGATGTACGGCTGGATGGCGATCGCGCTCTTCGTCTGGTTCCCGGCCGACGCCCTGCCGAAGTCCGGGCCGACCTTCTGGTTCATGATGCAGCTGGCCATGGTCGCGGGGTTCCTCACGAGCTACCCCGTGAACTGGTGGCTTCTGCGCGCCGGGCTCAAGGAGCCCATGTAG
- the crtY gene encoding lycopene beta-cyclase CrtY — MFDAVIVGGGLAGSLAAWRLHHARPDLRLLLLEAGPALGGNHTWSCHATDLPAAALDWLAPAMAARWPAHRVAFPAFTRTLDGAYCSLTSARLHGAVTAALGASVRCGSPVDRVTPTTAFLADGSAVEGRVVIDARGATALDLPLGWQTFLGQEIECARPHGVETPLVMDAAVPQDGAFKFIYVLPFSPTRLLVEDTSYADTPGVDEAAARRAITAYVNRHGWSVAQVVREEAGALPIPLGGSIEAFWSGDQPRIGMRAGLFHPTTGYSLPDAVATADALAAMDLDAPERVYSGVRTLAERRWRERGFFRLLNRWLFRAAAPEARAEVLALFYRHPADLIARFYAGRLTTADKLRLLTGRPPVPVLRALAHLWE, encoded by the coding sequence ATGTTTGACGCAGTGATCGTGGGCGGCGGTCTCGCCGGCAGCCTCGCCGCCTGGCGGCTGCACCACGCCCGGCCGGACCTCAGGCTCCTCCTGCTCGAAGCCGGACCGGCGCTCGGCGGCAACCACACGTGGTCGTGCCACGCCACGGACCTTCCGGCAGCGGCCCTCGACTGGCTCGCCCCGGCCATGGCCGCGCGGTGGCCGGCGCACCGCGTGGCGTTCCCGGCCTTCACGCGCACGCTGGACGGCGCCTACTGCAGCCTCACGTCGGCGCGGCTCCACGGCGCGGTCACGGCCGCGCTCGGCGCGAGCGTGCGCTGCGGCTCCCCGGTGGACCGCGTGACGCCGACGACGGCGTTCCTCGCCGACGGGTCGGCCGTGGAGGGCCGGGTGGTGATCGACGCGCGCGGCGCCACCGCCCTCGACCTGCCGCTGGGATGGCAGACCTTCCTGGGACAGGAGATCGAGTGCGCGCGTCCGCACGGCGTCGAGACGCCCCTGGTGATGGACGCCGCGGTGCCGCAGGACGGCGCGTTCAAGTTCATCTACGTCCTGCCCTTCTCGCCCACGCGCCTGCTCGTCGAGGACACCTCGTACGCCGACACGCCGGGCGTGGACGAGGCCGCCGCACGCCGCGCCATCACCGCCTACGTGAACCGCCACGGCTGGTCCGTGGCGCAGGTCGTGCGCGAGGAGGCAGGCGCGCTGCCGATTCCCCTGGGCGGCTCGATCGAGGCCTTCTGGAGTGGCGACCAACCGCGGATCGGCATGCGGGCGGGGCTCTTCCATCCGACCACCGGCTACTCCCTGCCGGATGCGGTGGCGACGGCCGACGCGCTGGCCGCGATGGATCTCGACGCTCCGGAGCGCGTCTATTCAGGGGTGCGGACACTGGCGGAACGACGATGGCGGGAGCGGGGGTTCTTCCGGCTGCTGAACCGCTGGCTGTTCCGGGCGGCCGCCCCGGAGGCCCGGGCCGAGGTGCTCGCGCTCTTCTACCGGCACCCCGCCGACCTCATCGCGCGGTTCTACGCCGGACGTCTCACGACGGCCGACAAGCTGCGTCTGCTCACGGGGAGACCGCCCGTGCCCGTCCTGCGCGCCCTGGCGCACCTGTGGGAGTGA
- a CDS encoding ABC transporter ATP-binding protein: protein MSPASAVPTPLALAVRGATRRLGPRLVLDGVDLDVAAGALVVVAGPNGAGKSSLVRAIGGRLALDAGTIAMGGLDGAAARRAGRLGLVPQDIALDPHLSVRDNLRLWGALAGAPRGALDDRIARGLAWAGLTDRAGARPDTLSGGMRRRVNLLAALLHEPAVLVLDEPTVGIDREARVYLHGLLADLCGRGTGVLLATHELDDAAAVATSVTVMQRGRPVASGTVDALVARFCAPGGDVVVTTEGASPAGVFEADGFSPEPGGQWVRPEGATSTDLRALHARLAAAGVAVRDVRWRRPSLDAAVQAALARAPMGAS, encoded by the coding sequence GTGTCGCCAGCGTCCGCCGTGCCGACGCCGCTCGCGCTCGCCGTGCGTGGCGCGACGAGACGTCTCGGCCCGCGCCTGGTGCTCGACGGCGTGGACCTCGACGTGGCCGCGGGCGCGCTCGTCGTGGTGGCCGGTCCCAACGGCGCCGGCAAGTCGTCGTTGGTGCGTGCCATCGGCGGTCGGCTGGCGCTCGACGCCGGGACGATCGCGATGGGCGGCCTCGACGGCGCCGCGGCGCGGCGCGCGGGACGGCTGGGGCTGGTCCCCCAGGACATCGCGCTCGACCCGCACCTGTCGGTGCGCGACAACCTCCGGCTGTGGGGGGCGCTCGCGGGCGCGCCGCGTGGAGCGCTCGACGACCGCATCGCGCGCGGCCTGGCCTGGGCGGGGCTGACGGATCGCGCCGGCGCGCGGCCGGACACGCTGTCGGGCGGCATGCGGCGCCGGGTGAACCTGCTGGCGGCGCTGCTGCACGAACCGGCCGTGCTGGTGCTGGACGAGCCCACGGTGGGGATCGACCGCGAGGCGCGCGTGTACCTCCACGGACTGCTCGCGGACCTCTGCGGCCGGGGCACGGGTGTGCTGCTGGCCACCCACGAACTCGACGACGCCGCGGCGGTGGCGACGTCGGTCACGGTGATGCAGCGCGGCCGTCCCGTGGCGTCCGGTACCGTCGATGCCCTGGTGGCGCGCTTCTGCGCGCCGGGCGGCGACGTGGTGGTGACGACCGAGGGCGCGAGCCCGGCCGGCGTGTTCGAGGCCGACGGGTTCTCGCCCGAACCCGGCGGCCAGTGGGTACGGCCCGAAGGCGCGACGAGCACCGACCTCCGGGCCCTGCACGCGCGCCTGGCCGCGGCGGGCGTGGCCGTGCGCGACGTGCGCTGGCGGCGGCCGTCGCTCGACGCGGCCGTCCAGGCGGCGCTGGCCCGGGCGCCGATGGGGGCGTCATGA
- a CDS encoding ABC transporter permease, with the protein MRWAVCRAQLRALAGDPGALAMGFALPVAVFLVFAAIFSSAAGDDLRVSVAVADETGTALSTRLVEALGRETTIRIVATAATAAEADAAVVRGTADAAIVLPKGARGLDTLAGEGAAPVRVVAHPARRVAAGIVAGAVQHAYFAALPDAALRGAVDLVNQIVVPLTPDQRAQADAVLDEMAADSSGDSDDGAFTSLVEQSVTRGAPAAASVAAYYAAAVAALFVLLSAVPPAAGLHDLVASGAADRAMAGPAGVTALVDGRAAFLVLQGLGQSLIIFGVAWGRAGAWPGGSLPAWAAVAAGLAIAAAGLGLAAAALCATARQATTVSHIAVLVASAVGGSMVPRFLMPAWLQQTGWATPNAWAIEGFAAAARGGDGVVQAALAAAVLAGAGLAGWGLARTLFARRAVL; encoded by the coding sequence ATGAGGTGGGCGGTCTGCCGGGCGCAGCTCCGCGCACTGGCTGGTGATCCGGGCGCCCTGGCCATGGGCTTCGCGCTGCCGGTGGCGGTCTTCCTCGTGTTCGCGGCGATCTTCTCGAGCGCGGCCGGCGACGACCTCCGCGTGTCCGTGGCGGTGGCGGACGAAACGGGCACGGCACTCTCGACGCGGCTGGTGGAGGCGCTCGGCCGCGAAACGACGATCCGGATCGTGGCCACGGCCGCCACGGCCGCTGAGGCCGACGCCGCGGTCGTGCGCGGTACGGCGGACGCTGCCATCGTGCTACCAAAGGGGGCCCGCGGTCTCGATACGCTCGCGGGCGAGGGCGCGGCCCCGGTCCGCGTCGTGGCCCATCCGGCCCGGCGCGTGGCCGCGGGCATCGTGGCCGGCGCGGTGCAGCACGCCTACTTCGCGGCGCTGCCCGACGCGGCCCTTCGCGGCGCCGTGGACCTCGTGAATCAGATCGTCGTGCCGCTCACACCGGATCAGCGGGCGCAGGCCGACGCCGTGCTCGACGAGATGGCCGCCGACAGCAGCGGCGACAGCGACGACGGCGCCTTCACGTCACTGGTCGAGCAGAGCGTCACGCGCGGGGCCCCGGCGGCGGCGAGCGTCGCCGCGTATTACGCGGCGGCCGTGGCGGCCCTCTTCGTCCTGCTCTCGGCGGTGCCGCCGGCCGCCGGCCTGCACGACCTGGTGGCGTCGGGGGCCGCCGATCGCGCCATGGCCGGACCGGCAGGCGTCACGGCCCTGGTCGACGGCCGGGCGGCGTTCCTCGTGCTGCAGGGCCTCGGGCAGTCCCTCATCATCTTCGGCGTCGCCTGGGGCCGCGCCGGCGCGTGGCCGGGCGGCAGCCTGCCCGCATGGGCGGCGGTCGCCGCGGGCCTGGCGATCGCGGCGGCCGGCCTGGGCCTGGCCGCGGCCGCCCTCTGCGCCACCGCGCGCCAGGCGACCACCGTCTCGCACATCGCCGTGCTCGTCGCCTCGGCCGTCGGCGGCAGCATGGTGCCGCGCTTCCTGATGCCGGCGTGGTTGCAGCAGACCGGATGGGCCACCCCGAATGCCTGGGCCATCGAAGGATTCGCCGCGGCGGCGCGCGGCGGTGACGGCGTGGTCCAGGCCGCCCTCGCGGCCGCCGTGCTCGCGGGCGCGGGCCTGGCGGGGTGGGGGCTCGCCCGGACCCTGTTCGCGCGGCGTGCCGTCCTCTGA
- a CDS encoding TA system VapC family ribonuclease toxin — protein sequence MPASTTSFLFPDINVWVALSYAAHAHHAVAADWFADLQDGTRFSFCRHTQLGLLRLLTTGAVMGDDVLTQPEAWAVYDRWLRDERVGFADEPAGLERRFRARSRAPRASPQAWADAYLSAFADEHGLTLVTFDRGFRGTVSSLLLLADA from the coding sequence ATGCCCGCATCTACGACGTCATTTCTTTTCCCTGACATCAACGTCTGGGTGGCGCTGAGCTACGCAGCTCACGCGCACCATGCCGTGGCGGCCGACTGGTTCGCCGACCTCCAGGACGGGACTCGCTTCAGTTTCTGCCGGCACACGCAGCTCGGCCTGCTGCGGCTGCTCACGACCGGCGCGGTCATGGGCGACGACGTCCTCACGCAGCCCGAGGCGTGGGCGGTCTACGATCGGTGGCTGCGCGACGAGCGCGTCGGCTTCGCCGACGAGCCCGCTGGCCTCGAGCGCCGGTTCCGCGCGCGGTCGCGCGCGCCGAGGGCCTCGCCGCAGGCGTGGGCGGACGCGTACCTGTCCGCGTTCGCGGACGAGCACGGGCTCACGCTCGTCACCTTCGACCGGGGCTTCCGCGGAACCGTGTCGTCGCTGCTGCTGCTCGCCGACGCCTGA
- a CDS encoding TIR domain-containing protein, translating to MESPTVDVFVSYAREDLHAARRLVDGLKAAGRSVWVDLEGLYAGEAWWPSLCRAIDASHAVVFLISPHSAASAACRAELDHAEALGKRIVPVLWQDPDAVELPPVAQRTQWLLRPGQDIDGALVAALVAVLDADPAWVRGHTRWTQLAAEWDQRGRPDALLVRGDHLDEALGWLAGEAPARDPAVTPAQRAFIAASRLADGLSRARALVEADRPEGALSVLLEAGGPLDAAGHGVLFEALQRLRRCEPLRPRSHHAEQIAAAGASLVVAGDVDRASVWDVAAAPADLVRELEALGTDLPRPSPDGRRLVGPGPEGLALWDTTTWTPIADLGIDAESVDDVAFSLDGQWLAAADDTRIRLLRAEDGRVRHELERGASIAVALAFDPTGRFLLSRGSDRLRLWSIESGQAVWSIAAGTRSSFWSAHFSSDGRAVAAARGNRRITVWDAADGRPIRTLVGPEAHEYQDCWFVAADRVLLAFDGLYTHAWPWPAGKGTPFDVGRHSRFEMSPSGTSIALSSGDRSGRIELRDVTSGALIETLRRHEGEVTALAWTPDGEVLVSGHENGMLVHWAMSTRSVHGVVDTRGGRIGRIRVLPDGRGVAATGVGDGGVRVWRFGPSLALRDVPGRWWALDASAEAAAAAAVERDSGGVRMLDGECLDVRGRAGAEGREYAQAVFSPDGRRLAAVGRDGRLDLFDAESLSSLGSWPAPARACVVSWAASGERLLVRGESACAVLGAADGAVLLAIGTPARRVEEAALSPDGRRLFVAEILSEVRENVSRSLGHAARLIDVDSGATLAPVAVHEDPTRQGLRHLSFGADGATCLAVQTTDGAATLIDAASGAVIRRVGGVEQRQSLAAWLPDGRRILTATSKAVTIWAVDDGRQLATHAVASVRAVVFSPDRRLAATVGSHAVHVWHCETWTPLVNLCDGIDRFPERAAFTASGDGLVIVETDGRSAWYPVGQDALRRVARPWIAALAAAR from the coding sequence GTGGAATCGCCGACCGTGGACGTGTTCGTGTCCTACGCCCGCGAGGACCTGCACGCCGCGCGTCGTCTCGTGGACGGGCTGAAGGCCGCCGGCCGCTCGGTGTGGGTCGATCTGGAGGGCTTGTACGCCGGCGAGGCGTGGTGGCCCAGCCTCTGCCGCGCGATCGATGCCTCGCACGCCGTCGTCTTCCTGATCTCGCCGCACTCGGCGGCGTCGGCCGCGTGTCGCGCCGAGCTGGATCACGCGGAGGCCCTCGGGAAGCGCATCGTCCCCGTGCTGTGGCAGGACCCGGACGCCGTCGAGCTGCCCCCGGTCGCCCAGCGCACGCAGTGGCTGCTGAGGCCTGGCCAGGACATCGACGGCGCGCTCGTCGCGGCGCTCGTCGCCGTCCTCGACGCCGACCCGGCGTGGGTGCGGGGCCACACGCGCTGGACGCAACTGGCCGCCGAGTGGGACCAGCGCGGCCGGCCCGATGCGCTGCTCGTGCGCGGGGATCATCTGGACGAGGCGCTGGGCTGGCTCGCCGGCGAGGCCCCGGCGCGCGACCCTGCCGTGACGCCGGCGCAGCGGGCGTTCATCGCCGCCAGCCGCCTGGCCGACGGCCTGTCCCGGGCGCGGGCGCTCGTCGAGGCCGATCGGCCCGAGGGGGCGCTGTCGGTGCTGCTCGAGGCAGGCGGGCCGCTCGACGCCGCCGGGCATGGCGTGCTCTTCGAGGCGCTCCAGCGGCTCCGGAGGTGCGAGCCGCTGCGCCCTCGCTCGCACCACGCCGAGCAGATCGCCGCGGCCGGCGCCTCCCTCGTGGTGGCCGGTGACGTGGATCGAGCGTCCGTGTGGGACGTGGCCGCTGCGCCCGCGGACCTCGTCCGCGAGCTCGAGGCCCTGGGCACCGACCTGCCGCGCCCGTCGCCGGACGGCCGTCGCCTGGTCGGTCCGGGCCCGGAGGGACTGGCGCTCTGGGACACGACGACGTGGACCCCCATCGCCGATCTCGGGATCGACGCCGAGTCGGTCGACGACGTGGCGTTCTCGTTGGACGGCCAGTGGCTGGCGGCGGCCGACGACACGCGGATCCGCCTGCTGCGAGCGGAGGACGGCCGGGTGCGCCACGAGCTCGAACGCGGCGCTTCGATCGCTGTGGCCCTCGCGTTCGATCCGACAGGCCGTTTCCTGCTGTCGCGCGGGTCGGACCGCCTGCGCCTGTGGTCGATCGAGAGCGGGCAGGCCGTCTGGTCGATTGCCGCCGGGACGCGGTCGTCGTTCTGGTCGGCCCACTTCTCGTCGGACGGACGTGCCGTCGCCGCGGCCCGGGGCAACCGCCGGATCACGGTCTGGGACGCCGCGGACGGCCGGCCGATCCGGACGCTGGTGGGTCCCGAGGCGCACGAATACCAGGACTGCTGGTTCGTCGCGGCCGACCGTGTCCTCCTCGCTTTCGACGGGCTGTACACGCACGCGTGGCCATGGCCCGCCGGCAAGGGAACGCCTTTCGACGTGGGCCGCCATTCGCGGTTCGAGATGTCGCCGTCCGGCACGTCGATCGCGCTCTCGTCCGGCGACCGGTCCGGGAGGATCGAACTTCGCGACGTGACGTCCGGGGCCCTCATCGAGACGCTGCGGCGCCACGAGGGCGAGGTGACGGCGCTCGCGTGGACGCCGGACGGCGAAGTGCTCGTCAGCGGCCACGAGAACGGCATGCTCGTCCACTGGGCGATGTCCACGCGGTCGGTCCACGGCGTGGTCGACACGCGCGGCGGCCGCATCGGCCGGATCCGCGTGCTGCCCGATGGCCGGGGCGTTGCCGCCACCGGCGTCGGGGACGGCGGCGTGCGCGTCTGGCGCTTCGGCCCGTCGCTCGCCCTGCGGGACGTGCCCGGCCGGTGGTGGGCGCTCGACGCCTCCGCCGAGGCCGCGGCGGCCGCGGCCGTGGAGCGGGACAGCGGCGGCGTCAGGATGCTCGACGGCGAGTGCCTGGACGTGCGCGGCCGCGCAGGCGCCGAAGGACGGGAGTACGCCCAGGCCGTGTTCTCGCCGGATGGGCGGCGCCTCGCCGCCGTCGGTCGCGACGGCCGGCTCGACCTCTTCGATGCCGAGTCGCTCTCGTCCCTCGGCTCGTGGCCCGCGCCGGCGAGGGCCTGCGTCGTGTCGTGGGCCGCGTCCGGCGAGCGGCTCCTGGTGCGCGGCGAGTCGGCCTGTGCCGTGCTCGGCGCCGCCGATGGCGCGGTCCTCCTCGCGATCGGCACGCCGGCGCGCCGCGTGGAGGAGGCCGCCCTGTCGCCTGACGGGCGCCGGCTCTTCGTCGCCGAGATCCTCTCCGAGGTCCGGGAGAACGTCTCGCGGAGCCTGGGCCACGCGGCCCGGCTGATCGACGTCGACAGCGGCGCCACGCTGGCGCCGGTCGCCGTGCACGAGGACCCCACCCGGCAGGGACTCAGGCACCTGTCGTTCGGCGCCGACGGCGCGACATGCCTGGCCGTCCAGACCACGGATGGGGCCGCGACGCTGATCGACGCGGCGAGCGGCGCGGTGATTCGGCGAGTCGGCGGCGTCGAGCAGCGCCAGTCCCTGGCGGCGTGGCTCCCGGACGGGCGGCGCATCCTGACGGCCACGAGCAAGGCCGTCACGATCTGGGCCGTCGACGATGGACGCCAACTGGCCACCCACGCCGTGGCGAGCGTCCGTGCCGTCGTCTTCTCGCCCGACCGGCGACTGGCCGCCACCGTCGGATCGCATGCCGTGCACGTCTGGCACTGCGAGACGTGGACGCCCCTGGTGAACCTGTGCGACGGGATCGACCGGTTCCCCGAGCGCGCGGCATTCACGGCGAGCGGCGACGGCCTGGTGATCGTCGAGACCGACGGGCGATCGGCGTGGTATCCGGTGGGCCAGGACGCCCTGCGCCGCGTCGCGCGTCCCTGGATCGCCGCGCTCGCGGCCGCACGCTGA
- a CDS encoding polyprenyl synthetase family protein, with protein MPDHARHQIALLDYVAARRAEIDAALDGWLPRPPACPPEVAEAMRYAVGAGGKRFRPLLTLAVSDAVAFASGADEAGAAARRRHALPAACAVEFVHTQSLVHDDLPAMDDDVLRRGQPTVHVRYGEGLAILVGDGLLAEAFGLLAREPGGDAAPDLVVRKLRVIAALGEAVGAAGMVGGQAIDLALTGHGRGPAAAALDLCALKDMHARKTGGLIRAAALAGAIMGGASAAQEAGIARFADRVGLAFQIVDDVLDVEGCSERLGKTAGKDARAGKVTFAALLGCARARAMAHDAVSEALDALEAAGVASPELAGLAAGVLTRLA; from the coding sequence ATGCCCGACCACGCCCGCCACCAGATCGCCCTCTTGGACTACGTCGCCGCCCGGCGTGCCGAGATCGATGCCGCACTCGACGGCTGGCTGCCGCGGCCGCCGGCGTGTCCGCCGGAGGTGGCCGAGGCGATGCGGTATGCGGTCGGCGCCGGCGGCAAGCGGTTCCGGCCGCTGCTGACGCTGGCCGTCTCGGACGCGGTGGCGTTCGCCTCGGGCGCCGACGAGGCCGGGGCCGCCGCCCGCCGCCGCCACGCGCTGCCGGCGGCCTGCGCGGTGGAGTTCGTGCACACGCAGTCGCTCGTGCACGACGACCTGCCCGCGATGGACGACGACGTGCTCCGGCGCGGCCAGCCCACCGTCCACGTCCGCTACGGGGAAGGGCTCGCGATCCTCGTCGGCGACGGGCTGCTCGCCGAGGCCTTCGGACTGCTGGCGCGCGAGCCTGGAGGCGACGCGGCGCCGGATCTCGTCGTCCGGAAGCTCCGGGTGATCGCCGCGCTCGGCGAGGCCGTCGGGGCCGCGGGCATGGTGGGCGGCCAGGCGATCGATCTCGCGCTGACGGGTCACGGCCGTGGGCCCGCTGCCGCCGCACTCGACCTGTGCGCGCTGAAGGACATGCATGCCCGGAAGACGGGTGGGCTCATCCGGGCGGCGGCGCTCGCGGGCGCCATCATGGGCGGGGCGTCCGCCGCGCAGGAGGCCGGCATCGCCCGGTTCGCCGACCGGGTCGGCCTGGCCTTCCAGATCGTCGACGACGTGCTCGACGTGGAAGGCTGCTCCGAGCGGCTGGGCAAGACGGCGGGGAAGGACGCCCGCGCAGGGAAAGTGACCTTCGCCGCGCTGCTCGGGTGCGCGCGGGCGCGTGCGATGGCCCACGACGCCGTGTCGGAGGCGCTCGACGCTCTGGAGGCGGCGGGGGTCGCCTCGCCGGAACTGGCCGGGCTCGCCGCCGGCGTCCTCACGCGGCTGGCGTAG
- a CDS encoding carbon monoxide dehydrogenase subunit G, producing the protein MTLEGTYTFQAGRERVWQLLMDPSVVASCVPGCEGLEPIGEDRYKARVVAAVAAISGSYEGTVAMLDKVAPESYRLVVEGSGRHGFVNGESRVTLREDGGTTIVDVTGTMDVGGTIARLGQRLVGSVSKMMLDRFFTCLGTKAAS; encoded by the coding sequence ATGACACTCGAGGGCACCTACACGTTCCAGGCCGGCCGCGAGCGCGTCTGGCAGTTGCTGATGGATCCGTCCGTCGTCGCCTCCTGCGTCCCCGGCTGCGAGGGCCTCGAGCCGATCGGCGAGGACCGTTACAAGGCGCGCGTGGTGGCGGCCGTGGCCGCCATCAGCGGCTCCTACGAGGGCACGGTGGCCATGCTCGACAAGGTGGCGCCCGAGTCCTACCGGCTCGTGGTGGAAGGATCGGGGCGCCACGGATTCGTCAACGGCGAGTCGCGCGTGACCCTCCGCGAGGACGGCGGGACCACCATCGTCGACGTCACCGGGACGATGGACGTGGGCGGCACCATCGCGCGGCTGGGGCAGCGCCTGGTCGGCAGCGTGTCGAAGATGATGCTCGACCGGTTCTTCACCTGCCTCGGCACGAAGGCCGCGAGTTGA